A section of the Cuniculiplasma divulgatum genome encodes:
- a CDS encoding alcohol dehydrogenase catalytic domain-containing protein, with protein MKAAFLEALKQPLVIHDYESPDPVGNEVLLEQEITGICYRDVLTRDGFMPRVRLPIIPGHEISGRIIKAGPDVKDFRVGDRVASLIYTPCGKCEFCLRGDENLCPNKITFGEAVNGGYTKYVIAHENSLVKVPDNVRLEDASLAACVTGMVYNALARVGQLQEGQRVLISGAGGGVGVHAVEMAKALGAYVIAETSSQWKIEPLYRAGADLVVSGNNFDREIKEKTGDGVHLALESVGLPTFEKSLRSLRTGGRLVVIGNVDPSPVGLPLGLIILKGNSIHGSISSTRNDMRKVLDMTSRGKLHAVVHEKIRLDDINSAYDEMKQKKSMGRIMIDLNADP; from the coding sequence ATGAAAGCAGCATTTCTTGAGGCACTCAAGCAGCCACTTGTCATTCATGACTATGAGTCCCCTGATCCCGTGGGGAACGAGGTTCTTCTGGAGCAGGAAATAACAGGCATATGTTACCGGGATGTACTGACCAGGGATGGCTTCATGCCCCGGGTCAGGCTACCAATCATTCCGGGGCATGAAATTTCTGGCCGAATAATCAAGGCCGGACCGGATGTGAAAGACTTCCGGGTTGGCGACAGGGTTGCAAGCCTCATTTACACCCCATGCGGGAAATGTGAATTCTGCCTGAGGGGGGACGAGAATCTATGCCCCAACAAGATCACATTTGGAGAAGCCGTGAACGGCGGATATACAAAGTATGTCATAGCCCATGAGAACTCACTTGTAAAGGTCCCTGATAATGTCAGACTGGAGGATGCATCTCTGGCAGCGTGTGTAACAGGAATGGTTTACAACGCACTGGCCAGGGTTGGGCAGCTCCAGGAGGGACAGCGGGTTCTCATATCCGGTGCAGGCGGAGGTGTGGGTGTCCATGCAGTGGAGATGGCCAAGGCTCTTGGAGCATATGTCATTGCCGAAACATCATCACAGTGGAAGATAGAACCGCTGTACAGGGCAGGGGCTGATCTTGTGGTGAGTGGCAATAATTTCGACAGGGAGATCAAGGAAAAGACCGGTGATGGTGTGCACCTTGCACTTGAGAGTGTGGGCCTCCCAACCTTCGAGAAGAGCCTCAGAAGCCTCAGGACAGGTGGCAGGCTTGTTGTGATTGGCAACGTTGATCCATCCCCCGTGGGCCTTCCACTTGGCCTCATAATTCTGAAGGGAAACTCCATTCATGGAAGCATAAGTTCTACTAGAAATGACATGCGCAAGGTGCTGGACATGACGTCCCGGGGAAAACTGCATGCCGTGGTGCACGAAAAGATCAGGCTGGATGATATCAACAGCGCATACGACGAAATGAAGCAGAAAAAGTCCATGGGCCGGATCATGATTGATCTAAACGCTGACCCTTAA
- a CDS encoding ATP-dependent helicase: MQQAEVDRFHVEDHLPFLDPLISKWFNQKYTGLTDPQKRAIPLIHARKNVLVSSPTGTGKTLTGFLSVINELFALAREGKLEDRIYCLYISPLKALANDINKNLNTPLGEIYDLAESEGMKLPRIRVAVRSGDTPQNERQKMLRKPPHILITTPESFSLTLSAPKFREKLQDLRYLIIDEIHEISATKRGALLSVNLERLAAANKDFVRIGLSATQAPLDLIATYLCGYDGENPRDFTIIDVDTKKFLDLKTITPVNDLTKTSYEVANERMYDTLVKLINDHKTTLVFTNTRSGTEHVAMRLKARGIESIEAHHSSLGKETRIEVENKLKNGELKCVITSTSLELGIDIGYIDLVVQIGSPKSVSKGLQRIGRSGHGIHDLSMGRFLVFDLDDLMECAVLTKAAYDRDIDKVVVPTNSLDVLAQAVVGMTLEKVWTVDEAFSLIRNSYSFHTLDKEDFMEVINYLSGKVEDNVIYSKIWYDDVQNTFGKKKSSRMIYFMNVGTIPDEADYKVINEKGRNLGQLSDKFVERLKQGDIFVLGAKTYMYMKSSRNRVYVKDATGMRPTVPSWSGEMLPRSYDLGVLIGEFRKTAIAKINSGEDIRTWLVENYHVDEYGAESLISYLKTQSKFGIPTDTHLLIEGYKDNAGLYNMIFHIPLGRRVNDAISRAFALVISNHYSVNTRITVTDDGFMLTYEKKIPIREAILLLKDQDFPELVRRSLSNTEVFKQRFRHCAARSLMVLRKYKGYDISVARQQLRSDKLLKTLEEMRNFPVIKETFHEIMNDMMDVPRAQKYVKDVIEGKHYSILDYRQETSPFSYGLILAGVSDMVLMEDRSKLLKELQSRILDKVYGSQDMHFLFQSQQEVDEYFRSKVPRINDEASYEKAALHFLWIDPFKNRVNSPYPYAEVAVSDLNEKLINDDIIVSAYIRGTVWTHVDHYPVIRRIFQSEIKLDQELSKVMDSCRDLTFAEIKKETEIEDSRLKEDLSRLESSYMVRRHMRDGIIVYRLNDLYLEDVDLESALRMAVLLLIGSLGPLTGDEISIRLPVSNDLLQPVLDGLVNDGTLVYDYITPVFAKQYIQKSDIDEMTGKGEINDLQARVMNFSLPVADAREYFEKYGYAYDISSIISRGAKVTQSDLEALIADSYILRGRFMKGRNGYVASWLARALFTLRYEKENDEEAKIFSIIKSGPISEKDLAGRSGSPMKIVRQALRNLEFRLAITRDVYGNFVPLFGTEQEGKRSDAIRLLVEKFGPISRQEIGRNFWLDPDDAIREAGMRAVFIRNDMYYGARKFHVPPGSSALVPVTDPLEIYLGKKYLREIDYNWIIVENGTETASLSMLVRSNVLWVSNIYGTVENPEGLMASLKHYALAVRSEIIFVEQPPEVLIEPFQEAGFKVSRRSLILGDAEIVDLTEDDLFNYAIMNAQRNEGNIVFEVLKEFVLGVRNEVESAYLGMKNTLLHNYFQSRLLYTFQGPYGIQAYATLDTISLYRSIRGADLDDQQQRVLHAIMELGGATEADVMMHLRRDIMGVKSTIKDLYARCIIARDYDRRYIFVPEKYRKSEAVETILKGMLKNFGFFDENRYRMVTDDPDRTEFRKVVQNLVKSGKIIKGITTGIGSMIYVSPGIKERESRPAASRILIPKDIIMLYFQDYIKSRVGSTNLFLLVENGTIVSGFSARKSERVLRVTKIVGDRSYRDRMKRELNELGFAVSYS; this comes from the coding sequence ATGCAGCAGGCTGAAGTTGACAGGTTTCACGTTGAGGATCACCTTCCATTTCTGGATCCATTGATTTCAAAATGGTTCAACCAGAAATATACAGGTCTTACTGATCCACAGAAGAGAGCGATTCCTCTCATACATGCCAGGAAGAACGTACTTGTCTCAAGTCCAACTGGAACCGGGAAGACACTCACGGGTTTCCTTTCAGTCATCAACGAACTGTTCGCACTTGCAAGGGAAGGAAAGCTAGAGGACCGCATATACTGTCTTTACATCAGCCCGCTGAAAGCTCTCGCCAATGACATAAACAAGAACCTCAACACGCCGCTTGGAGAGATTTACGATCTTGCGGAATCTGAAGGGATGAAGCTCCCAAGGATAAGGGTGGCAGTTCGCTCTGGAGATACACCTCAGAATGAAAGGCAGAAGATGCTCAGGAAACCGCCCCACATCCTCATAACAACGCCGGAATCATTCTCACTGACGCTGTCTGCCCCGAAGTTCAGGGAAAAGCTTCAGGACCTCAGGTACCTCATCATCGATGAGATTCATGAAATTTCTGCCACAAAGAGGGGTGCACTGCTCTCTGTAAACCTGGAGAGGCTGGCAGCAGCAAACAAGGACTTCGTCAGGATTGGCCTGTCGGCAACGCAGGCTCCTCTTGATCTCATAGCCACATATCTCTGCGGCTATGACGGCGAGAATCCACGGGATTTTACCATAATTGATGTTGACACAAAGAAATTCCTTGATCTGAAAACCATAACTCCTGTGAACGATCTGACCAAGACCAGTTATGAGGTGGCCAATGAGAGGATGTATGACACCCTTGTGAAACTGATTAACGATCACAAGACAACCCTTGTGTTCACCAATACCAGAAGCGGAACAGAGCATGTGGCAATGAGGCTGAAAGCAAGGGGGATAGAGAGCATAGAGGCGCACCATTCTTCACTGGGTAAGGAAACCAGGATAGAAGTGGAGAACAAGCTGAAGAACGGGGAGCTCAAGTGTGTCATAACCTCCACCTCCCTTGAACTGGGAATTGATATCGGCTACATCGACCTTGTTGTCCAGATAGGGAGCCCAAAATCCGTTTCCAAGGGGCTGCAGCGCATAGGACGTTCGGGCCATGGCATTCATGATCTTTCAATGGGCCGTTTCCTTGTATTTGATCTGGATGACCTCATGGAATGTGCAGTCCTGACAAAGGCCGCATACGATCGGGATATTGATAAGGTCGTTGTTCCAACAAACTCCCTGGATGTGCTGGCACAGGCAGTGGTTGGAATGACGCTGGAAAAGGTATGGACTGTGGATGAGGCTTTCAGCCTTATAAGAAATTCATATTCCTTCCACACACTGGACAAAGAGGACTTCATGGAGGTCATAAACTACCTCTCCGGAAAGGTAGAGGACAATGTCATCTATTCCAAGATATGGTACGATGATGTGCAGAACACCTTCGGGAAGAAGAAGAGCAGCAGGATGATCTACTTCATGAATGTGGGAACCATCCCGGACGAAGCCGACTACAAGGTGATCAACGAGAAGGGCAGAAATCTCGGGCAGCTCAGCGACAAGTTTGTGGAGCGCCTTAAGCAGGGAGATATATTTGTTCTTGGCGCAAAGACATACATGTACATGAAGTCCAGCCGGAACAGGGTATATGTCAAGGACGCCACGGGAATGAGGCCAACCGTTCCATCCTGGTCAGGCGAAATGCTGCCAAGGAGCTATGATCTTGGTGTCCTCATTGGGGAGTTCAGGAAAACAGCCATTGCAAAGATCAACAGCGGCGAGGATATCCGGACATGGCTGGTTGAGAATTATCATGTGGACGAATATGGCGCAGAGAGCCTCATATCATACCTCAAGACCCAGAGCAAGTTCGGCATCCCCACAGATACGCATCTTCTCATAGAGGGTTACAAGGACAACGCCGGCCTCTATAACATGATCTTTCACATACCACTGGGCAGGAGAGTCAATGACGCAATCTCCAGGGCATTCGCACTTGTCATTTCCAACCACTATTCTGTTAACACCAGGATAACTGTAACAGATGACGGCTTCATGCTTACCTACGAAAAGAAAATACCCATAAGGGAGGCAATCCTGCTGCTGAAGGACCAGGACTTCCCGGAACTTGTAAGGCGCAGCCTCTCAAACACGGAGGTGTTCAAGCAGCGGTTCAGGCACTGCGCAGCGCGATCCCTCATGGTGCTCAGGAAATACAAGGGATATGATATCTCGGTTGCCAGGCAGCAGCTCAGAAGCGACAAGCTGCTCAAGACCCTGGAGGAAATGAGGAATTTTCCTGTAATTAAGGAAACATTTCATGAGATCATGAACGACATGATGGATGTTCCACGTGCCCAGAAATATGTTAAGGACGTCATAGAAGGAAAGCATTACTCAATACTGGACTACCGGCAGGAGACCAGCCCGTTCTCATACGGACTGATACTTGCAGGCGTCTCCGACATGGTGCTCATGGAGGATCGGTCAAAGCTTCTCAAGGAACTTCAGAGCAGGATACTGGACAAGGTTTACGGCTCCCAGGACATGCATTTCCTGTTCCAGAGCCAGCAAGAGGTGGACGAATATTTCAGGTCAAAGGTTCCCAGGATAAATGACGAAGCCTCCTATGAGAAGGCAGCGCTTCACTTCCTTTGGATCGACCCGTTCAAGAACCGGGTAAACAGCCCATATCCATATGCTGAAGTGGCGGTTTCGGACCTGAATGAAAAGCTCATAAATGATGACATCATCGTTTCGGCTTACATAAGAGGCACAGTGTGGACTCATGTGGACCATTATCCTGTTATACGAAGGATTTTCCAGTCCGAAATCAAGCTTGATCAGGAACTGTCCAAAGTCATGGATTCATGCAGGGACCTCACATTTGCTGAAATAAAGAAAGAAACAGAGATAGAAGACAGCCGCCTGAAGGAGGATCTGTCAAGGCTTGAATCCTCGTACATGGTCAGGAGGCACATGCGGGACGGTATCATTGTGTACAGGCTCAACGACCTGTATCTGGAGGATGTTGATCTTGAGTCAGCCCTCAGGATGGCTGTCCTTCTCCTGATTGGAAGCCTGGGGCCCCTCACAGGAGATGAGATATCAATAAGGCTGCCTGTTTCAAATGATCTGCTGCAGCCTGTTCTTGACGGACTGGTCAATGATGGTACGCTTGTTTATGATTACATAACGCCGGTCTTCGCGAAGCAGTACATCCAGAAATCCGATATAGACGAGATGACCGGCAAGGGCGAGATCAACGATCTCCAGGCAAGGGTCATGAACTTCTCATTGCCTGTGGCCGATGCCCGGGAATATTTTGAAAAGTATGGTTACGCGTATGATATTTCCAGCATAATTTCCAGGGGAGCAAAAGTTACGCAATCAGATCTTGAGGCGCTTATTGCGGACAGCTACATCCTCAGGGGACGCTTCATGAAGGGAAGGAACGGATATGTGGCATCCTGGCTGGCACGGGCGCTTTTCACTCTCAGATATGAGAAGGAAAACGATGAGGAGGCAAAGATTTTCTCCATCATAAAATCCGGGCCAATTTCTGAGAAGGACCTTGCAGGCAGGTCCGGCAGCCCCATGAAGATAGTCAGGCAGGCTTTGCGCAACCTGGAGTTCCGCCTGGCCATAACGCGTGATGTTTATGGAAACTTTGTGCCGCTATTCGGTACAGAGCAGGAAGGAAAGCGCTCAGATGCCATCAGGCTGCTGGTGGAAAAATTCGGGCCCATTTCAAGGCAGGAGATTGGCAGGAACTTCTGGCTTGATCCCGATGATGCAATCAGGGAGGCCGGAATGCGGGCAGTCTTCATAAGGAATGACATGTACTACGGAGCCAGGAAGTTCCATGTTCCCCCAGGATCATCCGCACTTGTTCCCGTTACAGACCCTCTGGAAATATACCTCGGGAAGAAATATCTCAGGGAGATAGACTACAACTGGATAATTGTGGAGAATGGCACAGAAACAGCCAGCCTTTCCATGCTTGTGCGGAGCAATGTGCTCTGGGTCAGCAACATTTACGGAACGGTGGAAAACCCGGAAGGGCTTATGGCATCCCTGAAGCATTACGCACTGGCTGTGAGATCCGAGATAATATTTGTCGAGCAACCTCCGGAAGTCCTGATCGAACCATTCCAGGAGGCGGGATTCAAGGTATCGCGCAGGTCTCTCATACTTGGAGATGCCGAGATAGTTGATCTGACGGAGGATGATCTTTTCAACTATGCAATAATGAATGCCCAGAGGAATGAGGGCAACATAGTCTTTGAGGTCCTGAAGGAGTTCGTGCTGGGTGTAAGGAATGAGGTGGAATCTGCCTATCTGGGAATGAAGAATACGCTTCTTCACAACTATTTCCAGTCAAGGCTGCTTTACACATTCCAGGGACCATATGGAATACAGGCGTACGCCACACTCGACACCATATCCCTCTACAGATCAATTCGCGGTGCAGATCTTGACGACCAGCAGCAGAGAGTGCTTCACGCCATAATGGAGCTGGGTGGAGCAACGGAGGCCGATGTCATGATGCACCTGCGCCGTGACATAATGGGAGTGAAGTCCACAATTAAGGATCTGTATGCCAGGTGCATCATTGCCAGGGACTATGACAGGAGATACATTTTCGTGCCGGAAAAATACAGGAAGTCCGAGGCTGTTGAGACAATATTGAAAGGTATGCTGAAGAACTTCGGTTTCTTTGACGAAAACAGATACCGGATGGTCACTGACGATCCAGACCGGACAGAATTCAGGAAAGTGGTACAGAATCTTGTGAAATCGGGAAAAATAATCAAGGGAATAACAACGGGTATAGGATCAATGATCTACGTCAGCCCTGGTATTAAGGAGCGGGAAAGCCGCCCGGCAGCATCAAGGATCCTAATACCAAAGGACATAATCATGCTCTATTTCCAGGATTACATAAAGAGCAGGGTGGGATCAACTAACCTCTTCCTGCTTGTGGAGAACGGAACCATAGTATCAGGATTTTCAGCCAGAAAGTCAGAAAGGGTTCTCAGGGTCACCAAGATTGTTGGGGATCGATCGTACAGGGACAGAATGAAGCGGGAGCTGAATGAACTGGGTTTTGCAGTATCCTACTCATGA
- a CDS encoding DUF763 domain-containing protein, whose translation MERKGSAILPLHYGHPPEYLYRRMVKLGGLISDLIIERFGVEEYLEKVSDPFWFHSLSLAIGFDWNSSGTTTATLSAIKEHYSRLKDSPVFILGGKGRHLGEMAAESMEIVATGALSESKIHRIMEDARRIARVDQNLLIDGFDLYMQFLVLDTHGKWSIVQQGMNPQQRMARRYHWISRTGLDFFNDGRNGISAPRQIDRVVDLTTRNSEGNRRSMLEMAREDPLRYRMKLTDGPQKTLDNFQNQQDVLRLDYRINWAKMREIYEYQPSSFQDIAFMKGMGKSTIRALSYLAEIIYGDKPSFRDPVKFSFAVGGKDGVPKPVNVADYDRAIQFYSEVLRGTRERDATLEHLARKLLNDSTSHTVTGRQHT comes from the coding sequence TTGGAAAGAAAAGGCTCTGCAATTCTTCCGCTCCATTACGGACATCCTCCTGAATATCTTTACCGCAGGATGGTGAAACTTGGAGGACTCATTTCAGATCTGATAATAGAACGGTTTGGAGTGGAGGAATATCTTGAAAAGGTCTCCGATCCCTTCTGGTTTCATTCCCTTTCCCTGGCCATAGGTTTTGACTGGAACTCAAGCGGAACAACTACAGCCACGCTCAGCGCCATAAAGGAGCACTATTCCCGCCTGAAAGATTCCCCTGTTTTTATTCTTGGCGGGAAGGGCAGGCATCTTGGTGAGATGGCTGCTGAATCCATGGAAATAGTTGCCACAGGGGCACTATCAGAATCAAAAATACACAGGATAATGGAGGATGCCAGGAGAATAGCAAGGGTGGACCAGAACCTGCTCATAGATGGCTTTGATCTTTACATGCAGTTCCTGGTTCTGGACACCCATGGGAAGTGGAGCATTGTCCAGCAGGGAATGAATCCGCAACAGAGAATGGCAAGACGATACCACTGGATAAGCAGAACTGGCCTGGATTTCTTCAACGATGGAAGAAACGGCATTTCAGCTCCCCGCCAGATTGATAGAGTCGTGGACCTCACCACAAGAAACAGTGAAGGGAACAGAAGATCAATGCTGGAGATGGCACGGGAAGATCCGTTAAGATACCGGATGAAACTGACTGATGGCCCCCAGAAGACCCTTGATAATTTCCAGAACCAGCAGGATGTTCTCAGGCTGGACTACAGGATAAACTGGGCAAAAATGCGGGAGATATACGAGTATCAGCCATCAAGCTTCCAGGACATTGCATTCATGAAGGGCATGGGCAAATCCACAATCAGGGCACTATCCTATCTGGCAGAGATTATATACGGCGATAAGCCTTCATTCAGGGACCCTGTGAAATTCTCCTTCGCAGTAGGTGGAAAGGATGGTGTTCCCAAGCCGGTGAACGTGGCAGATTACGACAGGGCCATACAATTCTATTCGGAGGTGCTAAGGGGAACAAGGGAAAGGGATGCAACGCTGGAGCATCTTGCAAGAAAACTGCTGAATGACTCGACTTCCCACACTGTTACGGGCAGGCAGCATACCTGA
- a CDS encoding winged helix-turn-helix transcriptional regulator: protein MPGDPPLREAILQIIQTNPGIHFREIQRKSGAAIGQVEYHLYQLERSERIHYRIDGKVKRYFTSEGTGLKQRKIIYYLRNPVSRELIYTALQRGGIDSKFVARGRKSLQKKKMDIINEMLQEGILMESDTESFAYRLNDPGMVTETLRKFRESFLDTLTENIISMLDRS, encoded by the coding sequence TTGCCGGGAGACCCGCCCCTGAGGGAAGCCATCCTCCAGATCATTCAGACCAATCCCGGAATACACTTCAGGGAAATTCAGAGGAAGTCTGGAGCCGCAATCGGGCAGGTTGAATATCATCTTTACCAGCTGGAGAGGTCTGAACGCATCCACTACAGGATCGATGGCAAGGTTAAGAGGTATTTTACCTCTGAGGGCACGGGGCTCAAGCAGAGAAAGATCATCTATTATCTCCGGAATCCGGTCAGCAGAGAATTAATTTATACTGCTCTGCAAAGGGGCGGCATAGACAGCAAATTTGTGGCCAGGGGAAGGAAATCGCTGCAGAAAAAGAAAATGGACATAATCAATGAAATGCTGCAGGAAGGCATACTCATGGAAAGTGACACTGAATCCTTTGCCTACCGCCTGAATGATCCTGGAATGGTCACTGAAACGCTGAGAAAATTCAGGGAGAGTTTCCTGGATACACTGACGGAAAACATAATCTCCATGCTGGACAGATCATAG
- a CDS encoding FMN-binding negative transcriptional regulator has translation MYIPPEFAINDQSEMIEFIRKYSFGIMITYSEGFRTSHIPFIITANDPLVLWGHLATGNQQLRGIGDSRTLVIFSGPHSYISPSWYAVPGQVPTWDYVTVHAEGTVRLSSREETTKMLEKMVDFYESGSTLAGKLREKPYQDMMSGIVGFKIHVDRIWGKAKLSQNHTVEDRMGVIDHLSRSSNQDEVEIAKLIGKTIKNH, from the coding sequence GTGTACATACCACCTGAATTTGCAATCAATGACCAGAGTGAGATGATAGAATTTATCCGGAAATACAGTTTTGGCATAATGATCACGTACAGTGAAGGGTTCAGGACCTCGCACATCCCCTTCATCATTACCGCCAATGATCCGCTGGTGCTCTGGGGGCATCTGGCCACAGGCAACCAGCAGCTGAGGGGCATTGGGGACTCCCGTACGCTCGTTATTTTCAGTGGTCCCCATTCCTATATATCGCCATCGTGGTATGCCGTTCCTGGGCAGGTGCCCACCTGGGATTACGTTACTGTTCATGCGGAGGGAACTGTAAGGTTGTCCAGTCGTGAGGAAACCACTAAAATGCTGGAGAAAATGGTGGATTTTTATGAATCAGGTTCTACCCTTGCCGGAAAACTCAGGGAAAAACCCTATCAGGACATGATGTCAGGCATAGTGGGATTCAAGATCCATGTGGACAGAATATGGGGCAAAGCCAAACTTAGCCAGAACCACACTGTGGAGGACCGCATGGGTGTCATTGATCACCTGTCCCGCTCCAGCAATCAGGATGAGGTTGAGATTGCAAAACTCATTGGAAAGACCATTAAGAATCATTAG